A segment of the Panicum hallii strain FIL2 chromosome 1, PHallii_v3.1, whole genome shotgun sequence genome:
TGTGGGAAGAAAAAATACCTGAGCCGGTGCCTATTACATGTTGAAAAGAAGGCAACAAAACCATACAAAATGCTCCGTACTGCACGGAAAATCTGAAAAAAAGGGTCAAAGTAAGATACATGATAGTTCAATGTAAGTTTTGGCTGTGTCAACAATCTTTTGATACCTGATACAGAAGATCTTTCCAGAGTGACCCCCAGATGCTGTTATCTGATGTAAGCACAGCTGATCTGGGAACAGATCCTGCTTGATATAATGCACTTAATGTTGACCAGCTCTGCTTTAGAACACTGACAATATCAACAAAAAGGTCCACAACGAAACTTGATAGCCCAAGCACTAGCCGGAAAGGTGCAGCTAGTATCTCTCCAAGGAGCCAAATTGCAGGGTACAGAACTGCATTTACTGGCCACAAGGAAATAAAGCAGCAAAATATCAGGACCAAAACGTGGAGGGAAACATGAAATAGATGACTTGAGAGGCTAAAGCAACCATACCAATGTTAACTACAGTACTGAAGACAAACCAAAATGGCCAGATAATCATCTGCATTGTACCGAAAACTACACTCCAAGAGGTCTCCAGTGATACCATGACAACTGAACCCAAATATCCTACTGTCTCAGCACAAAGGTTCCACATTGGCAAAGTAAATTCAAGAACCTCCATAATAGGTCCCGCAATTGGCTTTGTCAAAACACTAAAAGCAGACTTAACAGAACGCACAATTTTAAGAGACCATGTAAAAGCCTGCTGGAAGTTATGCAGGAAAAGCATAGTTCCTAGATACTTAAGTCTTGATATCATTTCCCATGTTTCTATCCAATCAAAGAAAGGGCCAAACAATCTTGATGCAGTTGCCTTCAACATGGGGACATTCTTGTAGAGGTCATAAAATCCTATAAGAACAGTAACTAATGACATCAACACATATAATGCTCTGGCAAGAGGGCACATCCACGGGCGATATATCTTGCAAAACACTGGATATGACTGAAAAAATATAACCCATGAAGGAAGGCCATACTCGAGTAATGTTAACAATCTCACATCAGACAGTATAACTTCTTTCAGTCTGAATGGGAGATCATGATCATCAAAGCGGAAGCAGATCAGTACATCCTTATATGTGCTAGGCTCTAACAGAGGCTTAGCACTCTCATTATCACTGCCACATGATGAACATGAAGATGACGAATATTTTGGTGAGGTCACAATTTCTGAGTATGATTCTTCAGGCATACTACTTCCATCATCAAATTTTGTTATTTTTCTTCGCTTGTAAGGCCCAGAACAAGGAGGTGGCGTATAAGATGAGTCTATGAAACTTGATGACTCTCGGAATATTTGAACATGCCCAGAATCATCACAATC
Coding sequences within it:
- the LOC112874908 gene encoding uncharacterized protein LOC112874908, giving the protein MVQGGEKRHFFPLTSLQIGDLQSYLAELTIFLCPHTKKFLILLDNRPWLLDQDTKPAHLWQLMVTKSRLSPFANSRTRRKRDGTDGKLVFSTSPISAPHLRNKSSRWYSLIDEAMREKKLQVNKLKDARILNRELHQTLYGFIIFEVDWADVRGINYLNELQTDTSMVVESKIMKRWEFDSVNQASSLVTSWFSGNHFECQLLQEYLYSISSNGDVFYDAQNDFLTPECENSPSDCDDSGHVQIFRESSSFIDSSYTPPPCSGPYKRRKITKFDDGSSMPEESYSEIVTSPKYSSSSCSSCGSDNESAKPLLEPSTYKDVLICFRFDDHDLPFRLKEVILSDVRLLTLLEYGLPSWVIFFQSYPVFCKIYRPWMCPLARALYVLMSLVTVLIGFYDLYKNVPMLKATASRLFGPFFDWIETWEMISRLKYLGTMLFLHNFQQAFTWSLKIVRSVKSAFSVLTKPIAGPIMEVLEFTLPMWNLCAETVGYLGSVVMVSLETSWSVVFGTMQMIIWPFWFVFSTVVNIVNAVLYPAIWLLGEILAAPFRLVLGLSSFVVDLFVDIVSVLKQSWSTLSALYQAGSVPRSAVLTSDNSIWGSLWKDLLYQIFRAVRSILYGFVAFFSTCNRHRLSIYNHIQVFLQRLSRVSTRVPYANYREGGRKYSSQNHPRRKTKTR